The Halichoerus grypus chromosome 9, mHalGry1.hap1.1, whole genome shotgun sequence genomic sequence GCTTGCTCTGGTTGTTTCCAAGGGGCCAGGAGGGGCTCCACCTCCCAAGGTTTCAGTTTAAGGAAATCTGCTGGAGAAGGCAGGCTTCCAGTGAagtggagggaaaggaggaatcACTTcagaggataaaaataaagagagaggggatggggtgcctgggtggctcagatggttaagcatcggccttcagctcaggtcatgagagtcgggctcccagctcagcagggagtctgcttctccctctccctctgcctctccccttgcttgtgctctctctgtctctctctcaaatgaataaagtctttaaaaaaaaaaataaagaggggagAAGAGCCCCCACAGCACCCATAAACCCTACTTTGGGTTCCAGTTTCTATTTACCATTCTCCCAGCTTCTGCAGCAACacacatccattcattcaataaacgtttactgagcacctaggGCTGGGGATTTggggaacaaaacaaagaccctTCTCACTGTTGTTGACACTCTAGAGAGGAGAGACAACTAATAAGTAAACAATAGAATGTTTGATTGTGATTAGTGCTTtcaagaagaagaatatagcagggaAGGGAGATAGGGTGAGGTAATTTTAAGTAGGTAGTCAGGCAAGATGAACCTGAAGAAGATAAGGAAGCAAGTCAGAGATCTGTGGGGAGGccatttcaggcagaggggacagcacaTGCAAAGTCCCCAAGACATAGTGCGGCTGGAGCAGAATGTACTTGCTGGAGAGTAATCAGAGAAGAGATCAGAGAGGTAACTGGGCTAGATCTTGTGAGGCCTTGAGGTCATAAAGAGGACTTTGGTTTTTCACTCTAAATAGTATGGTAAGCCATAGGaatatcttgtttgtttttttgttttttgttttttaagattttatttatttgacagagacagacacagcgagagagggaacacaagcagggggagtgggagagggagaagcaggcttcccgcggagcagggagcccgatgcgggactcaatcccagaaccctgggattatgacctgagccgaaggcagacgcttaaggactgagccacccaggcacccctcttgtatgtttttaagtaatctctacacccaatgtgggatttgagctcatgaccctgagatcaagagttgcatgctctgccgactgagctagccaggtgcccctgaacagtATGGTAAGCCGTAGGAATATTTTGAGCTGGATCTGATTTCCACTGGAGCCATGttttttcccaaaataattttaagggaGGTGTTGGTAAAGACTAAGGAGTATTTCTTAGCTAGTGACTGCTTTGCAAAGGCTTAAATAGCAGGAAAGAAGTTTTTTGCCAACACCTCTATCTCAGGTTAACTGTTCTAACTTCATAGAAGATGTCTTTGGTCTTCAAATGACCAGctgttgggggagaggggagagacaggcccTGGCAAGTAGTGGGTAGGCTCAGGAATGCTAAATAACCTTCAGTGCCTTGCCAGTCCTCAACTCTCAGCTTTACTCTGAGATGGTGGCTCTGGCTCATGCCCACTAAGGTGGGCATTCTAGCCAATGGGAAGGAGAGCACGGAGGAAAGTTCTAAGGGTGGTTCAAGAACCCTGGGGGATCCTGGAGACCCTTTCATGGGATCCATGATGTCATTACTATTTTCCTaatactaagatgttatttgcccTTTCCACTCTCAAACTCTTAGGAGCATAAAGTGAAGTTTCACAGAGGTCAAGTGACAGGTGACATTGCAACAGAATGATTGCAGAAACAACCCGTGGTTCAGGGGGAGGGCATCTGGGCTATGAGCAGACATTCTTTAGATACCAGCAATGATGGCTTAGATgcattttattggttttctttcaGAATCCtacaaaagaacaaagttaaaatCCAAGTCCCTGGCAAGAGAGTGaaccctttcccttcctcttcccttgaTCCCCAGTTGTATCAGTGCTGCGCTCCTTGGGCGTGGAGGGCTTGCTACTTCAGCCCCCACCAAGCCCCAAAAGGGAAAAGACCTATCACCTAGCAACCCTTGCCCCTCAGCCCCATCCCCCACATGCTGATCCTGGTTACAGAAGGCCGAGGTAAGAATTATCGGGATCCAGTAAGAGTTCCGAACCCCAGAAGGCCATGGCCAAGGCACAGTCCGTGAAGAACACTTCGTCTTCCTGCTCGGTGCCCCCTAGGAACCCTGCTGGGCCCAGCACCTGGGAGTAGAGAAAGAAATCAGTGAAAACCCATCAACTTCAACCCTATTGCCCCAGGAACAAGAGAATCAAGGCTGACACATAAGGTTGGGCAGGTTGTACATAACACAAAGGTGCCCCATCTGAGCAGGCACCATTATCATTATGGACATCGTGTATGGCTTTTACATTTATCGAAGACATTTATTGTAAACATGGCCAGCAGCCTCCCTGTCCCATATTCCTGCTGTTACCACCTCACTCCCAGAGGTCAGCTGCATACTCTCAGTCCAGGGAGGATCAGAGGTCAGGGCTTTATCCGGTTGCTGGTGCAGATAAATACAATCAGACTCGAAGGGGCAGCGGCCATTCCCTCGCATGAAGAATCGGCATCGGATCTGGCTATgagaggacagaaggagagaagactGTTGCTTTCAAGCCCTGTTGCCCCAGGAAAAAAGGAGCACTCAAGGCTGACACGTAAGGTTGGGTAGGTTGTACATACCACAAAGCACCACTCCTGTGCAGCCACTGAGGGTATCACAGTGTAGATTTTACTACATTTATTACAACTATTTTCCAGCAGATGGCAGTAAAGTGTCTTAAGGGATGCCTTTCTCTAAGTCCCACAAGGTCGATATGGGCCAGCAGTGACCCCCGGAATCTCTTTTCCGTCTTTGAACTAAGTTTCAATAAAAGCACCAATACAGGAGAGGTTTGTGGGCAACCTGTGATCGGCTTACGTAGGACCAGCTTCCTTCTTGCGGAGAAGGATGGATGAGAGgcagaaaggaaaggacagatgCCTGTTAATAGGCTCTTCTCTGCATTATCACTCTCTGCTCCACACCTTTGAGTCCTGCCCACTTCCTGCAGCCCCAGTGTGAATGCAGGACCCCACTGACTCCCCAAGCTGGAAGCCTGGGAATCCCTCTAAACGACCggccctttctcttcttcctcctcctattTACCCAAACCTAGCATCAGACAGGAACCCCTCCATCTGGACAGCCTACAAAAACCCCACACTCAACCTGTCCAAATCCCCcatcagcttctctctctctgggttcATGTGATAGTGCCATCATGTGGCCACATATGCTCAGTaagatattcattttttttttttttaaagattttatttgagagagagcacgagagcaagagagagcatgaacaggggggaggggcagagggagagagagaagcagactccccactaagcagggagcccgatgtggggcctcgatcccaggaccctgagatcatgacctgagctgaaggcagatgctttaccgactgagccacccaggcgtcccatattcATCATCTTAAATCTTCCTTCTCCACCTCACTGTCAGTTGGTCACCCAGGTCTGGCCCTTTTTCCTCTCAAGTCCATatccaccccccaacccccttcctccCAGGATGCACTAGGAGTCAGaaggcctgggttcaaaccccactTTTTCACTGAAGTCATAAAgaccatgcctcagtttcttcttctgcagCATGAGGGTTGTACGGTGCCCTAGTTCATGGAGTTGATAATGGGCAAAGTCTGTCATACAGATTAAGCCCTTCTGCTACCTTGTCTTCTAGCACCCCCAGGCCTGGGTGCTCCCTTCTGGCGGTTCTCGACTGGTACCCCAGATGCCAGTAGTTCCCCACTTTGGCCTGcctctgcctggagtgctctCATTTCTCCCCTCCTGAGGGGCCCCTACTTCTCTTCCAACACCTAGCTCAAATACTTCCTCCTCTGTGAGATTCACCCAAGAGTTTTGTCTCAGTCACTTTGTTGATCCAGCTATTATAGTTCACAGACAAAATCCAGGTGCCTTCTCAACAAGGTCAAATGTCTCACAGGTGGAGACAAGACCTTTTTTATCCCACCCTTTATCCAAATATACTTTGCATATGTTGAGTATAATTAACCCTTTGGGAAGGTGGAATTAAGAAGCTGGAATGTACCTAATTCCAGATCTGGATATAGGCCCACCCTCCCCAATAGATGAAAAACCTACCCACCTTTTCCCTTGCTCCGAGGGCTGACCTTTTGATCTCCTTCTCAGAGACCCCATGTTTTCAAAGATCATCTATGCAACAACATGTATTCCTATCAATCTACcttgggaaagggaaaaggaaagggaaagggaaagggaaagggaaaagaaatcagaagtaGAAGCCAAGCAGggcttttcattttgctgagaAAACCAGAGTTGCCCTGCATTGACCCTGAGCCAGGCTGGCAGAGAAACTTGGGCTTGATCTGCTGCTGCTGTCTCTGTCACTTTCCAAAACAGTGGAAAGAGCTCACATCCTCATCTGCCATCTCCATGGCTCTGAACTTCTAGGATTTGGGGGATCCCAGGCTGGGAACCAAGGCTGAGCCGGAGTAGAGCAGGGGCCGCCTTCCCCTCTCCCCTAAGCTGCCAGGCTCACCTGGTCCGAGCCTTGAAGTTCCCGATGAGTTGCTCCTTCGCAGCCCCCTTGCTCACCCAGAATTTGTGGGGGATGATGTAGCTGGAATGGACCCGGCACTGGGGACAGGCCCTGCGGGGGTGGTGGGGCGGGAGAGTGGTCACGAGCCCAGACCTGTCGGAGgggtttccctccctcctgcccagctCCTCCTGACACTGACTTGATGACGTCCGGCGGGAAGGTCCGCTGGCTCTTCCTCCACGTGCGCAGGCAGCCCAGGCAGTGGGCGTGGCTACAGTTGGGCAGGATGCCGAAGATCCGCTCAGCCTCTGGCTTGTCCCACACCTTGTCCATGCAGATGCCACACACAACGTCCCGACTGTCCTGCTCCCTCTGCAGCCACACGCAGGGTCAGGGCACATCCACATCCACAcccccactcccccgccccccagacaCACTGCCGCCGCACATACGGCCCCGGGGACCACGGAGCCCTCCTCCGGCTGGCCTGGGCGGCTCGGAGGTCCAGCCTGGCatcctctgccactgcccctcccccacaacctgCTGCACCTCCGGGTCCAGGCTCTGAAGTGGGGCCACCAGCTCCCGGAGGGGGTCTGACGTAGGCTGATGCTCGCGGGACTCGCTGTGTTCCACGTCAGCAGCTGTTGGGGGAAACTggatccactcattcattcatttactcattcacgCAAGCTCCACCTCCACGCACACAAAGTCCGGCCCCCAAGTAGCTCAGAATCCAGGCAGAATTGCAAGTCTCTGGTACAACCACTGAGAACCATGCGGTCCGGTAACAGCAGCTACTGGCCACGTGTGGCTAGTGAGCACCTGAACTGCAGCGAGTCTGAACCGAGAGGTGCCGGAAGTGTAAAATGCACGTATTTCCAAACTGAGTACCAAAAAGACTCTAAAATGTTCCATTAATAacttttttatgttgattacagATTGGGATAATATCGGATATAGAATCTTTGATaaattgggttaaataaaatataatatgaaaattaaacttCACCTGttgctttttacctttttttttttttttaatagtaggctccacacccacacccagcatggagcccaacgcagggcttgaattcaagaccctgagatcaagacctgagctgagatcaagagtcagacccttaacggactgagccacccgctTGCCCctgctttttacctttttaacatGGCTACTAGAAACATTTAAATTGCATATGTGAATTGggaccactttggaaaagagtttggcagttcctcaaaatattaaacacagagttaccatatgatccagcaattctatgtCTAGGTatataccaaagagaaatgaagacatatgtccacacaaaaacttgtacatgcaTGCTTATATCAAcattatccataatagccaaaaagcaaaacaactcaaatgtctatcacctgatgaattaataaaacaaaaggtGGTATTTTCATATAGCAGAAGAGTATttggccatgaaaaagaatgaaatactgggcttctgggtggctcagtcatttgagcatctgccttgggctcaggtcacgatcccagggtcctgggatcgaggcccgcatcgggctccctgctcagcatggagcctgcttctccctctgcctctgcttctctctctctgtctctcgtgaataaataaataaaatcttttaaaaaaaggaatgaaatcctgatccatactacaacatggatgaacctagaaaacGTTATGCCAAAtaaaagaagccagccacaaagggCCATATggtgtgtgattccatttatatgaaatgtccagaacaggcaaatccacagagagagaaagtagttTAGTGTGTGCcagtggctgggggggggggggtgggtgggatgtgACTGCtactgggtttctttttggggtgacgAAAATCTTCTAAAATTAGTGGTGATGTTCATAGCACTCTGAATATACTATCTTACACTGGATTGTATGCTTTGGTGAatttgtgaattatatctcaacaaagctgttaaaaaattatatgtgtgaCTTGTATTTCAGTTGGACAGCACTGAATTAgagcagtaattaaaaaaaataaccacatttAGTGTTTACTCTATGCCCGGTACTGTGACCTAAGCACATCACATTCATGAACTCATTGCCCttcacaggaccctgggagacAGGTTCTGTTATCAGTGTCCTTTTGTAGATGAGGACACGGAcatccagagaggttaagggacttatccaagatcacacagctgctGAGTGGTGGAGCCGGCTTTTGAAACTAGGTGGTTTGGCTCCACAGACACCATGATACTCCGCTTCTAAAACATGGACAATGACAGAGCTGGAGGCAAGTGTCCCTCTAGCTGGGAATCTTGAGGTAGAAAAgggataaaagaaatataaacctTGCTCAGAGACAGCCCAGGAACCCTGGTCTCAGATCCCACCTGTGTCCCCCCCAAGGGCCACTGATGACTTACATGATGGTGAGAGGGAATTCCAGGGACTGCCACCAACCTCCTCGGCCTTGCTGGCCAGCCCCGCCaggccaggctccatgctccagcAGGCCCCGGGCCAGTCCCAACCCACAGCCACGGAGGGCAGGTAGGGGGGCTCGGAGCCCCTGCGGGTCAGCCCCAGCCGGGGTCTTGGCAGGGTGACACGTGGCTCCGAATGGCGCCGGCCCCATTCCAGGTGGCCAGGGGGCTGAGGGTGCTGATAGCTGCATTGGGAAAGAGAAGTGTGAGGAGATCAGATAGACCCTCCAGGGCTCGGAGCTAGCTCAGCCTAGAATTTGGAGCTGAGAGGGGAGAAGAGGCTTTGGGAAGATGCATGGTGCATGAGGGGGGATTCCTCCTGtgtcccccaccctcttccccgtTTTAGGAGAGGAGTGCTTACCTGCATTGGTCTCCGTGGAAGCAGAAGCCTCGCTGGAAGTATCTGCAGACTTGGGACACCTTCCTGTCTTGAGCAAAGTAGTAGCTCAACCCCCAGCGATGGGTCCCTCGGGCAGAAGTCCTAAGAGATTGAGTCATGCTCAGCCCCTTTGTGATCCTTAGACAGAGAGGCTGTAGGATCGCAGAGCACGTGCTCTGGAGTTGGTCCTGCCTTCAAATCCTGACCTTCTGGGGTGCCCGGGGTGGGCAGCTCAACCTCCCTAAAGCTTGGTTTCCTCACCCTTAAAATTAGGTTAGCAATGCTTCATTGTTACCTCAGGATTGTTGCGGGGGGGTTGTTTAAAGATTTTGCACGATGCACGTAGTGGGTGCTCGGGAGATCACAGTGATTACTCTTCCTTCCTCCAAGCACAGAGTCTTTCTGGAGTCAGAACTCAGGGTTCAAATTCCGGTACCAGGGCCAGCCTCAGGGGCATAGATCTGTGTCGTCACACAGGGGCCCTGCCCTTGCTTTAATGACCTGCTGTTGCCCTCTTGAAaggattatatttaaaatatatatatatatttttttaagattttatttatttatttgacagagagagagacagtgagagagggaacacaagcagggggagtgggagagggagaagcaggcctcccgccgagcagggagcccgatgcggggctcgatcccaggaccctgggaccacgatctgagccgaaggcagacgctcaacgactgagccacccaggtgcccctaaaaaatattttatttgagagagagcatgagcgggtggcaggaggcggagggagagggagaagcaggctccccgctgagcagggagcccgacgcgggctcgatcccaggaccctgggatcatgacctgagctgaaggcagacgcttaaccgactgagtcacccaggggtcCCTGAAATGATTACATTTTTGAACAAGGGCCCTGATGTTTTTTGGAACTGGGTCCCACGGATTACATAGCCAGTTCTACCTGATACCACTCCTTCTTGGTTGTGTGAG encodes the following:
- the LOC118538549 gene encoding uncharacterized protein LOC118538549 isoform X3, translating into MGSTRADGSGHGRESSPGSQRPCRTSARGTHRWGLSYYFAQDRKVSQVCRYFQRGFCFHGDQCSYQHPQPPGHLEWGRRHSEPRVTLPRPRLGLTRRGSEPPYLPSVAVGWDWPGACWSMEPGLAGLASKAEEVGGSPWNSLSPSSADVEHSESREHQPTSDPLRELVAPLQSLDPEREQDSRDVVCGICMDKVWDKPEAERIFGILPNCSHAHCLGCLRTWRKSQRTFPPDVIKACPQCRVHSSYIIPHKFWVSKGAAKEQLIGNFKARTSGCTGVVLCARSDADSSCEGMAAAPSSLIVFICTSNRIKP
- the LOC118538549 gene encoding uncharacterized protein LOC118538549 isoform X2; protein product: MGSTRADGSGHGRESSPGSQRPCRTSARGTHRWGLSYYFAQDRKVSQVCRYFQRGFCFHGDQCSYQHPQPPGHLEWGRRHSEPRVTLPRPRLGLTRRGSEPPYLPSVAVGWDWPGACWSMEPGLAGLASKAEEVGGSPWNSLSPSSADVEHSESREHQPTSDPLRELVAPLQSLDPEREQDSRDVVCGICMDKVWDKPEAERIFGILPNCSHAHCLGCLRTWRKSQRTFPPDVIKACPQCRVHSSYIIPHKFWVSKGAAKEQLIGNFKARTSQIRCRFFMRGNGRCPFESDCIYLHQQPDKALTSDPPWTESAGPSRVPRGHRAGRRSVLHGLCLGHGLLGFGTLTGSR
- the LOC118538549 gene encoding uncharacterized protein LOC118538549 isoform X1; the protein is MGSTRADGSGHGRESSPGSQRPCRTSARGTHRWGLSYYFAQDRKVSQVCRYFQRGFCFHGDQCSYQHPQPPGHLEWGRRHSEPRVTLPRPRLGLTRRGSEPPYLPSVAVGWDWPGACWSMEPGLAGLASKAEEVGGSPWNSLSPSSADVEHSESREHQPTSDPLRELVAPLQSLDPEREQDSRDVVCGICMDKVWDKPEAERIFGILPNCSHAHCLGCLRTWRKSQRTFPPDVIKACPQCRVHSSYIIPHKFWVSKGAAKEQLIGNFKARTSQIRCRFFMRGNGRCPFESDCIYLHQQPDKALTSDPPWTESMQLTSGSEVLGPAGFLGGTEQEDEVFFTDCALAMAFWGSELLLDPDNSYLGLL